The Thalassotalea agarivorans region TTGTCACGCATGTTCACCCTGATTATCGCGTTGCAATTCCTGCTGGGCTTTGTCAATTTGGTATTTACCTACTGGGGTGGTATGGGCACCTTTAAGAATGATGCGTTTATGTATAGTGCAGCGTTCTGGCTTAATGGCTTTTTAATTATCTTCTTAGTCTCGCGTCAATATTACTACCAGGTAAAAGACAGACAAGAAGCGCAGCAGCAATCGCTAGAAAGCATTCGCCAAATGAAAAAAGCGCAAGAAGAGTTAATGGACTTACAGCAAGTGACTCAAGCCAAACTTGAAGCACGTGTAGAAGAAAGAACTACCGACTTAAACAATGCGCTAGAAGCCCTTGAAACGTTAAACAGAGAATTAGAAGCTAAGTCGACGATTGATGAATTGTCAGGCTTGTATAACCGCCGTTCTTATGACGAGCATATCGCTTCAGAATTTAGACGCGCACAACGTAATGCAAGTCCACTTAGTGTGATCATTATTGATATCGATCACTTTAAGAACATTAATGATACCTACGGACATTTAGTGGGTGATTTTTGTATTACCTGGATGGCAGATCGTCTGTTAAAATACTTACGCCGTAGCGCCGATAAAGGCTTTAGGTACGGTGGTGAAGAATTTTGTATGATTCTACCTGAAACAGATGAAGAAGGTGCTTACGCCATTGCTAATGAATTGAGAGCTGGCGTAGAACAAGCCTTTTTAGAAGTTCACGGCCATAGACTCAAAATTACAGTGAGTTGTGGTGTGACAACTTACCATCAACATCCAAATGTACGGGTAGAAGATATTTTTGCCACAGCAGACAAAGCGCTTTATGTTGCTAAGCAAAGCGGCAGAAATCAAGTACAAGCGAAAAGCTTGTACAATATAGAACGTACATAGAGGCAAACTATGAATAGTGGTTTTGGACAATTTCCAGGACGTCGCTTGCGCCGCATGCGCAAAGACGATTTTTCACGTCGTCTAATGGCTGAAAATCAGCTGACAGTAAACGATCTTATCTATCCTGTTTTTGTACTCGAAGGAGAAAAACAGCGTGAAGCTGTGCCTTCTATGCCAGGCGTTGAACGCAAAAGCATTGATTTGTTATTAGAAGAAGCAGAAGAATTAGTTGCCCTTGGGATACCAGCTGTAGCTCTGTTCCCGGTAACACCTGCAGAAAGCAAATCATTAATGGCGGAAGAAGCCTACAACCCAGATGGTCTAGCACAACGTGCCGTTCGCGCACTTAAGGCTGCCTTTCCAGAGCTTGGCGTTATTACCGACGTTGCATTAGATCCATTTACTACGCATGGCCAAGACGGCATTATCGATGAAGATGGTTACGTGCTTAATGATGTTACCAAAGACATTTTAGTCAAGCAGGCGTTGTCTCATGCTGAGGCCGGTGCAGATGTTGTTGCGCCATCTGATATGATGGACGGCCGTATTGGTGCTATTCGAGAAGCGCTAGAGCAAGCAGGGCACATTAATACCAGAATTTTGGCTTATTCGGCAAAATATGCATCCAATTACTATGGCCCATTTAGGGATGCTGTTGGTAGCGCAGGCAATTTGAAAGGCGGTAATAAGTTTACTTATCAAATGGACCCTGCAAACAGTGATGAAGCCATGCAAGAGATAGCACAAGATCTTGGCGAAGGTGCTGATATGGTGATGGTGAAGCCAGGAATGCCGTATTTAGACATTGTACGCCGCGTTAAAGATACCTTTGCTGTGCCAACATATGCTTATCAAGTAAGCGGTGAATATGCCATGCATATGGCAGCGATTCAAAATGGTTGGTTAGCGGAAAAGCCTTGTGTAATGGAAGGGCTACTTGCTTTTAAACGGGCAGGGGCCGATGGCATTTTAACGTATTTTGCCAAATCAGTGGCACGTTGGTTGAAAGAAGAACAATAAAAAAAGCCTTGGTTTTCCAAGGCTTTTTCTTTTTATATCATCGCTAAATTTTCTTATTCTTGTTCGAGTAGTTGCAAAGAAATTCCCATAGGCGATATTTGCTGTTGCTCAGTCTCGATCTGTGCTTTTATCAATGGCGACACATTTTCTATCGCAATCGCAAGGTTTGCATCATCTTCAGCATATAGCTTAACTTTAGGTAGCAGCATGTTGTCTCGATGAACACTTAATTTGATCGCTAGTCTTAACAACACGGTAAGCAGTTTTGCTTGCGCAAGTGGTAGTTCGACTTGCTCGGTTAAAAGCTTTTCGTTAATTTTGCCACTTTGATTGGCAAGCAGGGCGCACAGCAACTGACGTTGGCTTACATTGAAACCTGCTAGCTCCATATGGTTAAGCAAATAGTAGGCATGGCGTTCATGATTCTTAAAGCCAATGCTTTTGCCTATTTCATGCATTTTACAGGCAGCAGACAATATCTCTCTAATATCATTGTCAGCCAGAATTTGCGTATATTGCTCACTCGAAGCAAGCTGCTGCACCAGCATTTCTACTCGTTGGCTTTGTTGAAGATCTAATGAAAAGCGAGCGGTGATTTGATTGCACGTTTTCATGCGCACCGGCATTGGCTTTTCGCCATTAATCATTTGATACAACAAGCCTTCGCGTATTGCGCCAGAAGACAACTGTATTTGTTCAAAGCCAAAGCTTTCAAAAGCCGCTGCTAAAATAGCTAATCCACTAACAAATACCGGTACGCGTTCGACCTGCAGCCCTGCAATATCTATATCTTCAAAATTATCGAATGACAAAACTTGCTGTTTCATCTCTTCGATAAAAGATTTATTGATAAATGCATTGTGGCCGCGATGTGCGAGAATTTCTGCTAGCGCTTGCATGGTGCCTGAGCCACCAAGGACACATTGCCAGCCAATGGTTTTGTAGCTATCGACAAATACAGTCAACTGTTTTTTGGCTGCTGCTACAGCATCATTGAAACGTTGTTCAGTGATACCACCGTCTTCAAAAAATTGTTTATTAAAGGTGACACACCCTAATGCAAGACTGGTTGCTTTAAGAACAGAATATTTATGCCCGATCACAAGTTCGGTGCTGGCACCACCAATATCAATGACAAACCTTTGGTCGGCACTACTGTTAGTGCGAGCGACGCCCTGATAAATATATTCGGCTTCTTTCTCACCAGAGAGCAGGGTAATTTCTCTGCCTAATATCGCTTCAGCTTGTTCAATAAAGTCTGGTGCATTTTTAGCTAGCCTTAATGTCGCTGTAGCGACAATTCTGACTTTATCAGCGGAGATAGTGGTGAGCCTGTCAGCAAATAAGGCGATGCAATCGAGCCCGCGTTGCATCGACTCTTGTGACAAGTTGTTGTTTTCGTCTAAGCCGGAAGCTAGTCGGACTTTACGTTTTATTTTGTCAACAACCTGCATGCCAGATAGTGTATTGCGGACAATGAGCATGTGAAAGCTGTTAGAACCTAAATCTATAATGGCAAACAAGGGTTGTTGGGACATAATACGTTAACGTCTTCTTCTCGATTGATTGTTATTGTTTTTATTAGTCGAATGAGGTTTATGTCGACGAGTTCTTGGTTTCGGTTTTGGTAAATCGTTTAACAGTGACGATGGGTCGTATTTGCTTACTGGTAACGAATGACCGAT contains the following coding sequences:
- the hemB gene encoding porphobilinogen synthase; protein product: MNSGFGQFPGRRLRRMRKDDFSRRLMAENQLTVNDLIYPVFVLEGEKQREAVPSMPGVERKSIDLLLEEAEELVALGIPAVALFPVTPAESKSLMAEEAYNPDGLAQRAVRALKAAFPELGVITDVALDPFTTHGQDGIIDEDGYVLNDVTKDILVKQALSHAEAGADVVAPSDMMDGRIGAIREALEQAGHINTRILAYSAKYASNYYGPFRDAVGSAGNLKGGNKFTYQMDPANSDEAMQEIAQDLGEGADMVMVKPGMPYLDIVRRVKDTFAVPTYAYQVSGEYAMHMAAIQNGWLAEKPCVMEGLLAFKRAGADGILTYFAKSVARWLKEEQ
- a CDS encoding Ppx/GppA phosphatase family protein; translation: MSQQPLFAIIDLGSNSFHMLIVRNTLSGMQVVDKIKRKVRLASGLDENNNLSQESMQRGLDCIALFADRLTTISADKVRIVATATLRLAKNAPDFIEQAEAILGREITLLSGEKEAEYIYQGVARTNSSADQRFVIDIGGASTELVIGHKYSVLKATSLALGCVTFNKQFFEDGGITEQRFNDAVAAAKKQLTVFVDSYKTIGWQCVLGGSGTMQALAEILAHRGHNAFINKSFIEEMKQQVLSFDNFEDIDIAGLQVERVPVFVSGLAILAAAFESFGFEQIQLSSGAIREGLLYQMINGEKPMPVRMKTCNQITARFSLDLQQSQRVEMLVQQLASSEQYTQILADNDIREILSAACKMHEIGKSIGFKNHERHAYYLLNHMELAGFNVSQRQLLCALLANQSGKINEKLLTEQVELPLAQAKLLTVLLRLAIKLSVHRDNMLLPKVKLYAEDDANLAIAIENVSPLIKAQIETEQQQISPMGISLQLLEQE